CGATCCtcagctccctccacctcaTCCTCTGCTGCCATATCTATGGCTTCCTCCACATATCCGCTGGCCTTGTCTTTAGCTCTGCCCAACCGTTATCTTCATGAGAAATCTCCAAATACCACTTCAGTGAGTGGGCACAGTGGCTTGTCCTTTCTAAACTCATCCCTTCCCTCATCTATGGTCCCAAACTCCCAAAATGCTCTGCAATCTTTCTCTGGAGGAGCAGACTCTTCCTCTGCATCCAGCTCTTCCACTACTGGTCGCCTCCAACATGCCTGCCGCTTTTGTGGAAAAATGTTCAGCAGTGACTCTTCCCTACAGATACATCTACGCTCACACACTGGGGAACGACCCTATCAGTGTCCAGTATGCCTCAGCCGCTTCACCACACGAGGCAACCTCAAGGTGCACTTCCTACGCCACCGTGAGCAAAACCCAGAACTCTCACTTTCACTCCTTCCACCTTCTTTGTTTGGGGTAGCACTAGGGGCCACTGGGGGATCAGATATGGGACAGACAATGAGCAGTAGTAGCAGTACTAGTGGCATGAATATGATACAGAAGAAGACGAAAAGTAGGCCTGAGGATGAAGCATGTGGAGATAATGTGGAGGTCAGTGGTACCAGCACTGGCTATTCTCTTGGAGCCTCTGGAGGATCTACCCCTTCGTCCCTACCCCTGCCCCCTAGTGTAGACCTGGCTTTGATTTCCCACTCTCTCCTGCAGCTCAATAGGGCTGCTGCTGTTGCAGCTGCAGCATCTATCACTTCTGGCTCATCCCACTCATCCTCACCCTCTTCAACCTCCACCTCTTCTCTGGCTACCTCTCTTCTCTCTAACCCTTCCTTGTCTTCATCTTCCAACATCACAGGTTTATTCAAGGGTGCCAAGCAGCAGCACTTTGATGAGAACACCCCCCCTCACGCACCAATGCTTTCTCCTGCTGCCTACTCCCAGCTAGCCCATCTGCCTAAGCTCCTTTTCCCATCTGTCTCAACTTCTTCCTCTACCCCTACTGCACACTCATCCCTCTACAACCATCCAGCTTTGGGCTTGCTACGTACCCCACTACCTTCTTCTCCAGGCTCCCACCAACTTGCTTCTTCCAGCTATTCTCagctttctttccctttctcttcaTTTCCTAAAGTCCCAGGTCCACCCACCACCACTTCATCCTCCCTGCCTCTCTCCATGGCTACTTCCACTCCTACATCTGAAACCTCCAAGCTGCAGAGGCTGGTGGAGAAGCTAGAGAAGGCTCCCCACTCTTCCTCTCCATGgacttcttcttctacttccaCCTCAATGCTGGAGATGTTATCTAGCAGTGCCACTACCTCTGCAAGTTCAGCCAACAGTCGTTTCACAAATGCCAGCACGTCGACCACATATGTCATGGCGTCCCCACCATCTTCGACTCGTGCTTCCACTTCTGTTTCAAACTTTACCCATGAGATGGTTGCTGCCCTAGGCATGAGTGCCAATGGAGCGAGTGCCATGGTGGAGGGCTTGCTACCATCACTAAGCATCACAGGTCCTGCTGGTAACCTGACAACCAATCAGTGTGGGGTGTGTCTACGGGTGCTGAGCTGCCCCAGAGCACTGCGTTTGCACCAGGCTACTCACCTTGGAGAACGCCCTTTTCCATGTAAGATATGTGGCAGATCCTTCTCTACCAAAGGCAGCCTGCGGTCACACCTGGCCACCCATCATGCTCGACCACCCAATGCACGTGTCCAGAACTCTTGCCCGCTGTGCCAGCGTAAGTTCACTAATGCCCTAGTGCTCCAGCACCACATCCGTATGCACCTTGGTGGACAGTTGCCCACAGATGGCACAGAGTATTCTGCACATGAGAtgcaagctgaatctaatgccAAACTCTTGTCACAATCTCAATCACAGTCCACTGACCCAAATACTGTTTCTAGTAAAACACCTCCTCTAGCAGGCCACTCTAAGAGCCCAGCCCCAAGCTCACAATTTCAAACTTCAGCAGTTGGCTCGGTCCCTCCATCTGGAAGTACGAAATCAGTTGAGCTCACCAAAAATCAGAGTAAGTCTGGACCCTCCAGCCCAGACCTCATCCCCCCCTCTGACCTAAGTCCTGACCCCTTCATGAATCCTACCACACAAACTCCATCACCAGGTAGTGTAGAACCACCTGTCCTTTGTGTTAGTGCCCCCTTGCTAGCTTCCAAGCAGACAGATAAAGTTTCCCTAGTTGGCAAAGACAACCAAGTTGAAGCTACTGGCGATGTCCATCTTCCTAAATCCACCACCTTACCAATTTCCTCCACTGTTACCAAAACCACAGTGTCATCTA
The sequence above is drawn from the Etheostoma spectabile isolate EspeVRDwgs_2016 chromosome 12, UIUC_Espe_1.0, whole genome shotgun sequence genome and encodes:
- the sall2 gene encoding sal-like protein 2 isoform X4, producing the protein MASPKLGLSATTTTSSSSSSSSASLCPPPHPGSPSRVPDGPPSPVTPTPSPGVTSASAAPSRAQLSIALILEELRVLQQRQIHQMQITEEICRQVLRLGGASYTIDTPSQHLLPPLPQLCLEGSKRAASPTTQPTAAQTSTSVAPLLACFSSLLPSQAANKPTKPSSSLSQILQPHKPQMEGTGGTVGAHGYLRMSSRSSAPSTSSSAAISMASSTYPLALSLALPNRYLHEKSPNTTSVSGHSGLSFLNSSLPSSMVPNSQNALQSFSGGADSSSASSSSTTGRLQHACRFCGKMFSSDSSLQIHLRSHTGERPYQCPVCLSRFTTRGNLKVHFLRHREQNPELSLSLLPPSLFGVALGATGGSDMGQTMSSSSSTSGMNMIQKKTKSRPEDEACGDNVEVSGTSTGYSLGASGGSTPSSLPLPPSVDLALISHSLLQLNRAAAVAAAASITSGSSHSSSPSSTSTSSLATSLLSNPSLSSSSNITGLFKGAKQQHFDENTPPHAPMLSPAAYSQLAHLPKLLFPSVSTSSSTPTAHSSLYNHPALGLLRTPLPSSPGSHQLASSSYSQLSFPFSSFPKVPGPPTTTSSSLPLSMATSTPTSETSKLQRLVEKLEKAPHSSSPWTSSSTSTSMLEMLSSSATTSASSANSRFTNASTSTTYVMASPPSSTRASTSVSNFTHEMVAALGMSANGASAMVEGLLPSLSITGPAGNLTTNQCGVCLRVLSCPRALRLHQATHLGERPFPCKICGRSFSTKGSLRSHLATHHARPPNARVQNSCPLCQRKFTNALVLQHHIRMHLGGQLPTDGTEYSAHEMQAESNAKLLSQSQSQSTDPNTVSSKTPPLAGHSKSPAPSSQFQTSAVGSVPPSGSTKSVELTKNQSKSGPSSPDLIPPSDLSPDPFMNPTTQTPSPGSVEPPVLCVSAPLLASKQTDKVSLVGKDNQVEATGDVHLPKSTTLPISSTVTKTTVSSNAMEVDCGEDEASTSSDVFLGSRSDLEDIQSTPVLDDPFAYTCPSTSTDPVLSQDVSNVTATPTLESESVFPRPQSPEPMEEDKDQSSPPATPKQDQGNVPDEDPNMTSTLNTADAVSAEVRGSSQRISTFVRETRQSFHFGSYGREDRVEDVKISGLVPNEALDDSVPINLAPTLPSPMSRPEKKTYCCAECGKEYASRSGLKGHMKHHGVVTKTTRPPARSSRSSTDQLPSSTSMTSLNIPATRSSAGFWNQYQAFLNTSNEPTDEPTAGSQGENESARSAKSPIRSPMDQRAAEDAEEASSEGS
- the sall2 gene encoding sal-like protein 2 isoform X2, producing the protein MHTESQCGDDNLAVKSNSFPLILDSPLCSSSSSLQSSQLTPALCSSFKGSQTPSLPIEGPPISCSLSQPSHQPLKDPQLSLSPGIPYSSVSSQTQHPPFFQLSDCNSTSSASALIQPSQSAHMASPKLGLSATTTTSSSSSSSSASLCPPPHPGSPSRVPDGPPSPVTPTPSPGVTSASAAPSRAQLSIALILEELRVLQQRQIHQMQITEEICRQVLRLGGASYTIDTPSQHLLPPLPQLCLEGSKRAASPTTQPTAAQTSTSVAPLLACFSSLLPSQAANKPTKPSSSLSQILQPHKPQMEGTGGTVGAHGYLRMSSRSSAPSTSSSAAISMASSTYPLALSLALPNRYLHEKSPNTTSVSGHSGLSFLNSSLPSSMVPNSQNALQSFSGGADSSSASSSSTTGRLQHACRFCGKMFSSDSSLQIHLRSHTGERPYQCPVCLSRFTTRGNLKVHFLRHREQNPELSLSLLPPSLFGVALGATGGSDMGQTMSSSSSTSGMNMIQKKTKSRPEDEACGDNVEVSGTSTGYSLGASGGSTPSSLPLPPSVDLALISHSLLQLNRAAAVAAAASITSGSSHSSSPSSTSTSSLATSLLSNPSLSSSSNITGLFKGAKQQHFDENTPPHAPMLSPAAYSQLAHLPKLLFPSVSTSSSTPTAHSSLYNHPALGLLRTPLPSSPGSHQLASSSYSQLSFPFSSFPKVPGPPTTTSSSLPLSMATSTPTSETSKLQRLVEKLEKAPHSSSPWTSSSTSTSMLEMLSSSATTSASSANSRFTNASTSTTYVMASPPSSTRASTSVSNFTHEMVAALGMSANGASAMVEGLLPSLSITGPAGNLTTNQCGVCLRVLSCPRALRLHQATHLGERPFPCKICGRSFSTKGSLRSHLATHHARPPNARVQNSCPLCQRKFTNALVLQHHIRMHLGGQLPTDGTEYSAHEMQAESNAKLLSQSQSQSTDPNTVSSKTPPLAGHSKSPAPSSQFQTSAVGSVPPSGSTKSVELTKNQSKSGPSSPDLIPPSDLSPDPFMNPTTQTPSPGSVEPPVLCVSAPLLASKQTDKVSLVGKDNQVEATGDVHLPKSTTLPISSTVTKTTVSSNAMEVDCGEDEASTSSDVFLGSRSDLEDIQSTPVLDDPFAYTCPSTSTDPVLSQDVSNVTATPTLESESVFPRPQSPEPMEEDKDQSSPPATPKQDQGNVPDEDPNMTSTLNTADAVSAEVRGSSQRISTFVRETRQSFHFGSYGREDRVEDVKISGLVPNEALDDSVPINLAPTLPSPMSRPEKKTYCCAECGKEYASRSGLKGHMKHHGVVTKTTRPPARSSRSSTDQLPSSTSMTSLNIPATRSSAGFWNQYQAFLNTSNEPTDEPTAGSQGENESARSAKSPIRSPMDQRAAEDAEEASSEGS
- the sall2 gene encoding sal-like protein 2 isoform X3 — translated: MNDNLAVKSNSFPLILDSPLCSSSSSLQSSQLTPALCSSFKGSQTPSLPIEGPPISCSLSQPSHQPLKDPQLSLSPGIPYSSVSSQTQHPPFFQLSDCNSTSSASALIQPSQSAHMASPKLGLSATTTTSSSSSSSSASLCPPPHPGSPSRVPDGPPSPVTPTPSPGVTSASAAPSRAQLSIALILEELRVLQQRQIHQMQITEEICRQVLRLGGASYTIDTPSQHLLPPLPQLCLEGSKRAASPTTQPTAAQTSTSVAPLLACFSSLLPSQAANKPTKPSSSLSQILQPHKPQMEGTGGTVGAHGYLRMSSRSSAPSTSSSAAISMASSTYPLALSLALPNRYLHEKSPNTTSVSGHSGLSFLNSSLPSSMVPNSQNALQSFSGGADSSSASSSSTTGRLQHACRFCGKMFSSDSSLQIHLRSHTGERPYQCPVCLSRFTTRGNLKVHFLRHREQNPELSLSLLPPSLFGVALGATGGSDMGQTMSSSSSTSGMNMIQKKTKSRPEDEACGDNVEVSGTSTGYSLGASGGSTPSSLPLPPSVDLALISHSLLQLNRAAAVAAAASITSGSSHSSSPSSTSTSSLATSLLSNPSLSSSSNITGLFKGAKQQHFDENTPPHAPMLSPAAYSQLAHLPKLLFPSVSTSSSTPTAHSSLYNHPALGLLRTPLPSSPGSHQLASSSYSQLSFPFSSFPKVPGPPTTTSSSLPLSMATSTPTSETSKLQRLVEKLEKAPHSSSPWTSSSTSTSMLEMLSSSATTSASSANSRFTNASTSTTYVMASPPSSTRASTSVSNFTHEMVAALGMSANGASAMVEGLLPSLSITGPAGNLTTNQCGVCLRVLSCPRALRLHQATHLGERPFPCKICGRSFSTKGSLRSHLATHHARPPNARVQNSCPLCQRKFTNALVLQHHIRMHLGGQLPTDGTEYSAHEMQAESNAKLLSQSQSQSTDPNTVSSKTPPLAGHSKSPAPSSQFQTSAVGSVPPSGSTKSVELTKNQSKSGPSSPDLIPPSDLSPDPFMNPTTQTPSPGSVEPPVLCVSAPLLASKQTDKVSLVGKDNQVEATGDVHLPKSTTLPISSTVTKTTVSSNAMEVDCGEDEASTSSDVFLGSRSDLEDIQSTPVLDDPFAYTCPSTSTDPVLSQDVSNVTATPTLESESVFPRPQSPEPMEEDKDQSSPPATPKQDQGNVPDEDPNMTSTLNTADAVSAEVRGSSQRISTFVRETRQSFHFGSYGREDRVEDVKISGLVPNEALDDSVPINLAPTLPSPMSRPEKKTYCCAECGKEYASRSGLKGHMKHHGVVTKTTRPPARSSRSSTDQLPSSTSMTSLNIPATRSSAGFWNQYQAFLNTSNEPTDEPTAGSQGENESARSAKSPIRSPMDQRAAEDAEEASSEGS
- the sall2 gene encoding sal-like protein 2 isoform X1, with amino-acid sequence MSRRKQKRPQQLMNLTLGACRILKHDDNLAVKSNSFPLILDSPLCSSSSSLQSSQLTPALCSSFKGSQTPSLPIEGPPISCSLSQPSHQPLKDPQLSLSPGIPYSSVSSQTQHPPFFQLSDCNSTSSASALIQPSQSAHMASPKLGLSATTTTSSSSSSSSASLCPPPHPGSPSRVPDGPPSPVTPTPSPGVTSASAAPSRAQLSIALILEELRVLQQRQIHQMQITEEICRQVLRLGGASYTIDTPSQHLLPPLPQLCLEGSKRAASPTTQPTAAQTSTSVAPLLACFSSLLPSQAANKPTKPSSSLSQILQPHKPQMEGTGGTVGAHGYLRMSSRSSAPSTSSSAAISMASSTYPLALSLALPNRYLHEKSPNTTSVSGHSGLSFLNSSLPSSMVPNSQNALQSFSGGADSSSASSSSTTGRLQHACRFCGKMFSSDSSLQIHLRSHTGERPYQCPVCLSRFTTRGNLKVHFLRHREQNPELSLSLLPPSLFGVALGATGGSDMGQTMSSSSSTSGMNMIQKKTKSRPEDEACGDNVEVSGTSTGYSLGASGGSTPSSLPLPPSVDLALISHSLLQLNRAAAVAAAASITSGSSHSSSPSSTSTSSLATSLLSNPSLSSSSNITGLFKGAKQQHFDENTPPHAPMLSPAAYSQLAHLPKLLFPSVSTSSSTPTAHSSLYNHPALGLLRTPLPSSPGSHQLASSSYSQLSFPFSSFPKVPGPPTTTSSSLPLSMATSTPTSETSKLQRLVEKLEKAPHSSSPWTSSSTSTSMLEMLSSSATTSASSANSRFTNASTSTTYVMASPPSSTRASTSVSNFTHEMVAALGMSANGASAMVEGLLPSLSITGPAGNLTTNQCGVCLRVLSCPRALRLHQATHLGERPFPCKICGRSFSTKGSLRSHLATHHARPPNARVQNSCPLCQRKFTNALVLQHHIRMHLGGQLPTDGTEYSAHEMQAESNAKLLSQSQSQSTDPNTVSSKTPPLAGHSKSPAPSSQFQTSAVGSVPPSGSTKSVELTKNQSKSGPSSPDLIPPSDLSPDPFMNPTTQTPSPGSVEPPVLCVSAPLLASKQTDKVSLVGKDNQVEATGDVHLPKSTTLPISSTVTKTTVSSNAMEVDCGEDEASTSSDVFLGSRSDLEDIQSTPVLDDPFAYTCPSTSTDPVLSQDVSNVTATPTLESESVFPRPQSPEPMEEDKDQSSPPATPKQDQGNVPDEDPNMTSTLNTADAVSAEVRGSSQRISTFVRETRQSFHFGSYGREDRVEDVKISGLVPNEALDDSVPINLAPTLPSPMSRPEKKTYCCAECGKEYASRSGLKGHMKHHGVVTKTTRPPARSSRSSTDQLPSSTSMTSLNIPATRSSAGFWNQYQAFLNTSNEPTDEPTAGSQGENESARSAKSPIRSPMDQRAAEDAEEASSEGS